The Orenia marismortui DSM 5156 DNA segment TATTTATCTAACAACTCTACTGCAGTAGCCATTGCTTTATCAGAAGACCATCCCTTATGCCATCTTTCTGCTACAAGATTTAATCCTGAATTATTCTTAATTATTCTTTTAGCTCCACTTGTCATCATAATTGCATTAGAATCATTGGGATGACCTTTGATTAAAACTACATTCCCTTCAACTTTTCCCTTCTTCTCTTTAAACCATTCCAACATTGCTTCACCTTGTAATCTCCCTACTGCCCAACTATCTTGCATAACATGAGCATCTAAATCAGCATTGAGAATCAAACTATCATAACCTACTACTTTAACCCCCTGTTTATGTGCTAACTCAATCATTTTAGATGTCTTATTGCTGCTAACAGGCTGTAATACAACCACATCTACATTCTTATCCAACATCCTCTTAAAACGAGCTAATTGAAGATTTTCATCATTACTAGCTGCATCAAAGATTAATTTAGCCCCTAATCTTTTAACCTCATCTTCAAAAGCAAATTTATCCCTTAAGTACCTCTCTTCTTGCATTGTTTTGAGCAAAAATCCAATTTTAATTTGATTACTATTAATATCATCTTCCTCATCAAACCAACTTGCTAAGCTTATACTAGCAAATAAATTACTTATTACTAATATAGCAATTAATAATCCCAAAACTTTCTTTTTCATTATTATCCCTCCTAAGTTGAATGAGTCAAAATAAGAATTCCAACATATTTAAACTTAATATAATTTATATAACAAAAATTAAAAAGCCAGAAGAAAATTATTGTTTTGAGTATCTTAATCATATCTGATTATATCTCCCAAAAATTTTCTCCTAGCTTTTGCCTGATCTAGTCAGTAACATGCTATAATAACTTATTAAGTTTTTTAATATTTATAAATTTCAATTTAGCTGCTAGCTATTGGCTACTAGCAGCTGGCTTAAAGCTTATAAAAATAATACTAATAGCTGAAGGCTAGTAGCTAACAGCAAAAATATCTCAGCTTTTCTTGAAAATTGAATGACTATATCCTTGTTGAGAAACTAAATTATAACTTATACTCATCTACTAACTCTTTTAATTTCAACGACATATTTGCCAATTCTTGAGCAGATTTGGTTACTTCATCTGACATACCTTTCATATCAGTAGTAGCATTTATAACCTGTTCACTATTAGCAGCAAGTTCTTGAGTTGATGCTGTTGCTTCTTCTATATAGGCTGATGTATCTTGAACAGAATCAGCAATTTCTTTAAAAGAATTCCCTGTTTTTTGAATTAACTTACTACCAGATCTGCTCTCTCCATCCACTTCTTTTATAGCTTCTAGACCTTGATTAGATTTATTTTGAGTTTCTTTAACCAAAGTTATTGCTTTATCAGTAGCTTTAGCAGTCTCCTCAGCTAAAGATTTAATTTCCTCTGCAACAACTGCAAAACCATGGCCATGTTGTCCTGCCCTAGCAGCTTCAATAGATGCATTTAAAGCTAATAAATTAGTCTGTTCAGCTATTTCTGTAATCATATTGATAATTTCATT contains these protein-coding regions:
- a CDS encoding sugar ABC transporter substrate-binding protein encodes the protein MKKKVLGLLIAILVISNLFASISLASWFDEEDDINSNQIKIGFLLKTMQEERYLRDKFAFEDEVKRLGAKLIFDAASNDENLQLARFKRMLDKNVDVVVLQPVSSNKTSKMIELAHKQGVKVVGYDSLILNADLDAHVMQDSWAVGRLQGEAMLEWFKEKKGKVEGNVVLIKGHPNDSNAIMMTSGAKRIIKNNSGLNLVAERWHKGWSSDKAMATAVELLDKYDNNIDAFICNNSGMARGVVAALEAKGLADSDKVFVAGSDADLQNIKYLVQGKQNVEIFKKIKPLAKAAANLAYKLAKNPTKEIKELTVVDRMLDNGYKEVPTIVTPIVRVIKDNIDQTVIKANFYDKDDIYKD